A genomic stretch from Helianthus annuus cultivar XRQ/B chromosome 1, HanXRQr2.0-SUNRISE, whole genome shotgun sequence includes:
- the LOC110919097 gene encoding uncharacterized protein LOC110919097 produces the protein MEQPAITLLKNLNLNQDDYTIKVRIVRLWSRAAFNDSRKVYCYDMILMDEEGTKIQAFVLAKTAREYEHLLKEKQCLFIRNPSLGENRQKVKYVHISTKINLNTNAIVSVCDEPVGTEWGFDFSPFSSIVQDPTDDNKSFKSPIDVIGFVVKSFPYDLKEDTKDGKQEKKLTFMLQDLEGKQIYVTLCDAYAEQILDFERDNQDEKNVVVIVQFGKYRVSLCFKSLHCHSRVDQR, from the exons ATGGAACAACCAGCCATCACGTTGCTCAAAAATTTGAATCTCAACCAGGATGACTATACCATCAAAGTTCGCATTGTCAGACTATGGAGTCGAGCAGCCTTCAATGATTCTCGAAAGGTTTATTGCTATGATATGATTTTAATGGACGAAGAG GGGACGAAAATTCAAGCCTTTGTCTTAGCCAAGACTGCCAGAGAGTACGAACATTTGTTGAAGGAGAAGCAGTGTTTGTTCATCCGTAATCCTTCATTAGGCGAGAATCGACAGAAAGTGAAGTATGTCCATATTTCGACGAAAATTAATCTGAACACCAACGCAATAGTTTCGGTTTGTGATGAACCTGTTGGTACTGAGTGGGGATTTGACTTCTCTCCCTTTAGTTCTATTGTTCAAGACCCGACTGACGACAATAAGTCCTTTAAAAGTCCAATTG ACGTAATTGGTTTTGTCGTTAAGAGTTTTCCTTACGATCTAAAGGAGGATACCAAAGACGGGAAACAAGAAAAGAAGCTAACATTCATGCTTCAGGATTTAGA AGGGAAGCAAATATATGTTACTCTTTGCGATGCTTATGCTGAACAGATTTTGGATTTTGAAAGGGACAACCAAGATGAAAAAAATGTTGTTGTAATTGTTCAATTCGGAAAATACAG GGTTTCTTTATGTTTCAAATCTCTACACTGTCACTCGCGTGTTGATCAACGCTGA